The following coding sequences are from one Streptococcus sp. NPS 308 window:
- the yabA gene encoding DNA replication initiation control protein YabA, producing the protein MDKKELFDALDDFSQQLLVTLADVEAIKKNLKSLVEENTALRLENSKLRERLGEVEADAPVKAKHVRESVRRIYKDGFHVCNDFYGQRREQDEECMFCDELLYRE; encoded by the coding sequence ATGGATAAGAAAGAATTATTTGATGCGCTGGACGATTTTTCCCAACAGTTATTGGTGACCTTGGCCGATGTGGAAGCCATTAAGAAAAATCTCAAGAGCTTGGTAGAGGAAAATACAGCTCTTCGTTTGGAAAATAGTAAGTTGCGCGAACGCTTAGGCGAGGTAGAAGCAGATGCTCCCGTCAAGGCCAAGCATGTTCGTGAAAGCGTCCGTCGAATCTATAAGGACGGGTTTCACGTTTGTAATGATTTTTATGGACAACGCCGAGAACAGGACGAGGAATGTATGTTCTGTGACGAGTTGTTATACAGGGAGTAG
- the tmk gene encoding dTMP kinase, whose protein sequence is MSKGFLVSLEGPEGAGKTSVLEALLPILEEKGVEVLTTREPGGVLIGEKIRQVILDPSHTQMDPKTELLLYIASRRQHLVEKVLPALEAGKLVIMDRFIDSSVAYQGFGRGLDIDAIDWLNHFATDGLKPDLTLYFDIEVEEGLARIAANSDREVNRLDLEGLDLHKKVRQGYLSLLDKEGNRIVKIDASLPLEQVVETTKAVLFDRMGLDK, encoded by the coding sequence ATGTCAAAAGGATTTTTAGTCTCTCTTGAGGGACCAGAGGGAGCAGGAAAGACCAGTGTTTTAGAGGCTCTACTCCCCATTTTAGAGGAAAAAGGAGTAGAGGTACTGACGACCCGTGAGCCAGGTGGAGTCTTGATTGGGGAGAAGATTCGTCAAGTGATTTTGGACCCCAGCCATACTCAGATGGATCCTAAAACAGAGCTTCTTCTCTATATCGCCAGTCGCAGACAGCACTTGGTGGAAAAAGTTCTGCCTGCTCTTGAAGCTGGTAAGTTGGTCATTATGGACCGCTTCATCGATAGTTCCGTTGCTTATCAGGGATTTGGCCGTGGCTTGGATATTGATGCCATTGATTGGCTCAATCACTTTGCGACAGATGGCCTCAAACCCGACTTGACACTTTATTTTGACATCGAAGTGGAAGAAGGGCTGGCTCGTATTGCTGCCAATAGTGATCGCGAGGTCAATCGTTTGGACTTGGAAGGCTTAGACTTGCACAAGAAAGTTCGTCAAGGTTACCTTTCTCTTCTGGACAAAGAAGGAAATCGCATTGTCAAGATTGATGCGAGTCTTCCTTTGGAGCAAGTTGTGGAAACGACCAAGGCTGTCTTATTTGACAGAATGGGCTTGGATAAATGA
- a CDS encoding DNA polymerase III subunit delta', with amino-acid sequence MKQDQLKAWQPDQFDRFVRVLEQDQLNHAYLFSGFFGSLEMAQFLAKSLFCRDKVGVLPCEKCRNCKLIEQEEFPDVTLIKPVNQVIKTERIRELVGQFSQAGIESQQQVFIIEQAEKMHPNAANSLLKVIEEPQSEVYIFFLTSDEEKILPTIRSRTQIFNFKKQEEKLIHQLEQTGLVKKKATLLAQFCQSRAEAEKLVNQASFWTLVDESERLLTWLLAKKKESYLQVAKLASLADDKEKQDQVLRILEVLCGQDLLQARIRQILQDLLEARKMWQANVSFQNALEYLVLKEI; translated from the coding sequence ATGAAACAAGATCAACTAAAGGCTTGGCAGCCAGACCAGTTTGACCGCTTTGTCCGTGTCCTAGAACAAGACCAGCTCAATCACGCCTATCTTTTTTCAGGTTTCTTTGGAAGCTTGGAAATGGCGCAGTTTTTGGCTAAGAGCCTCTTTTGTAGGGATAAGGTAGGCGTTCTACCATGTGAGAAATGCCGAAACTGTAAGCTGATTGAACAGGAAGAATTTCCCGATGTTACTTTAATCAAGCCAGTCAATCAGGTCATCAAGACAGAACGGATTCGGGAATTGGTGGGTCAGTTTTCCCAAGCAGGGATTGAAAGCCAGCAGCAGGTCTTTATTATCGAGCAGGCCGAAAAAATGCATCCCAACGCAGCTAACTCTCTGCTCAAGGTCATCGAAGAACCCCAGAGCGAAGTTTACATTTTCTTCTTGACCAGCGATGAGGAAAAAATCTTGCCAACAATCCGTAGTCGGACCCAGATTTTCAACTTTAAAAAGCAAGAAGAAAAGCTCATCCATCAATTAGAACAAACAGGTCTGGTCAAGAAAAAAGCAACTCTCTTAGCCCAGTTTTGTCAATCACGTGCTGAAGCTGAAAAGTTGGTCAATCAGGCTAGTTTTTGGACCTTGGTGGATGAGAGCGAACGCCTGCTGACCTGGTTATTAGCTAAGAAAAAAGAGAGTTATTTGCAGGTGGCGAAATTAGCCAGCTTGGCAGATGACAAGGAAAAACAAGATCAGGTTTTGCGAATCCTCGAGGTGCTCTGTGGGCAGGATCTCTTGCAAGCAAGGATTCGACAGATTTTACAAGATTTACTAGAAGCTAGAAAAATGTGGCAGGCTAATGTCAGCTTTCAAAATGCCTTGGAATATCTGGTCTTGAAAGAAATATAA
- the proC gene encoding pyrroline-5-carboxylate reductase: MKIGFIGLGNMGASLAKAVWQAKTGDDLLLANRSQAKVDAFIANFGGQASSNEEIFAEADVIFLGVKPAQFSDLLSQYQTILEKRESLLLISMAAGLTLEKLASLIPSQHRIIRIMPNTPVAIGQGVISYAMSANCRAEDRELFCQLLAKAGLLVELGDGLIDAATGLAGCGPAFVYLFIEALADAGVQTGLPRERALKMAAQTVVGAGQMVLESQQHPGVLKDQVCSPGGSTIAGVASLEEHAFRGTVMDAVHQAYKRTQELGK; this comes from the coding sequence ATGAAGATTGGATTTATCGGCTTGGGGAATATGGGAGCTAGCTTGGCCAAGGCTGTCTGGCAGGCCAAGACGGGTGATGACCTTCTCCTTGCCAATCGTAGTCAAGCGAAAGTAGATGCTTTTATCGCCAACTTCGGCGGTCAGGCTTCCAGCAATGAAGAAATTTTTGCAGAAGCAGATGTGATTTTTCTAGGTGTTAAGCCTGCTCAGTTCTCAGACTTGCTTTCTCAATACCAGACCATCCTTGAAAAACGAGAGAGTCTTCTTTTGATTTCCATGGCGGCTGGATTGACCTTGGAAAAACTAGCTAGTCTTATCCCAAGTCAACACCGAATCATTCGCATCATGCCCAATACTCCAGTGGCTATTGGCCAAGGAGTGATTAGTTATGCCATGTCAGCAAACTGTCGTGCTGAGGACAGGGAACTCTTTTGTCAGCTTTTAGCCAAGGCTGGCCTCTTAGTTGAACTTGGGGATGGCTTAATCGATGCTGCGACAGGGCTTGCTGGTTGTGGTCCTGCCTTTGTCTACCTCTTTATCGAAGCTTTGGCAGATGCAGGTGTTCAGACAGGATTGCCCCGAGAAAGGGCCTTGAAAATGGCAGCCCAAACAGTAGTCGGCGCTGGACAAATGGTTCTGGAAAGCCAGCAACATCCTGGAGTTTTGAAAGACCAAGTTTGCAGCCCAGGAGGTTCGACTATCGCGGGTGTAGCAAGTCTGGAAGAACATGCCTTTAGAGGTACCGTCATGGACGCAGTTCATCAAGCTTATAAACGAACACAAGAACTAGGTAAATAA
- the trmFO gene encoding methylenetetrahydrofolate--tRNA-(uracil(54)-C(5))-methyltransferase (FADH(2)-oxidizing) TrmFO, with protein MSQSYINVIGAGLAGSEAAYQIAERGIPVKLYEMRGVKSTPQHKTDNFAELVCSNSLRGDALTNAVGLLKEEMRRLGSVILESAEATRVPAGGALAVDRDGFSQMVTEKVANHPLIEVVRDEITELPTDVITVVATGPLTSDALAEKIHALNDGDGFYFYDAAAPIIDVNTIDMNKVYLKSRYDKGEAAYLNAPMTKQEFMDFHEALVNAEEAPLNSFEKEKYFEGCMPIEVMAKRGIKTMLYGPMKPVGLEYPDDYTGPRDGEFKTPYAVVQLRQDNAAGSLYNIVGFQTHLKWGEQKRVFQMIPGLENAEFVRYGVMHRNSYMDSPNLLEQTYRSKKQPNLFFAGQMTGVEGYVESAASGLVAGINAARLFKGESEAIFPETTAIGSLAHYITHADSKHFQPMNVNFGIIKELEGERIRDKKDRYEKIAERALADLEEFLTV; from the coding sequence GTGTCTCAATCTTATATCAATGTTATCGGAGCAGGTTTAGCGGGGTCTGAAGCTGCCTACCAAATCGCAGAACGTGGTATTCCAGTTAAACTCTATGAAATGCGTGGTGTCAAGTCAACACCTCAGCACAAAACAGACAATTTTGCGGAGTTGGTTTGTTCCAATTCTCTTCGTGGCGATGCCCTGACTAATGCTGTTGGGCTCCTCAAGGAAGAAATGCGTCGATTAGGTTCTGTCATATTGGAATCAGCAGAAGCTACACGTGTTCCTGCAGGTGGGGCGCTTGCGGTGGACCGAGATGGTTTCTCTCAGATGGTAACCGAAAAAGTAGCCAACCACCCTCTGATTGAAGTAGTCCGTGATGAGATTACAGAATTACCAACAGATGTTATTACAGTTGTCGCTACTGGCCCTTTGACGAGCGATGCTCTAGCTGAAAAAATTCATGCCCTTAATGATGGTGATGGTTTCTATTTCTATGATGCGGCAGCGCCTATTATCGATGTCAACACCATTGATATGAATAAGGTCTACCTCAAGTCTCGTTATGACAAGGGAGAAGCGGCCTATCTCAACGCTCCCATGACCAAGCAAGAGTTTATGGATTTCCATGAAGCCTTGGTCAATGCGGAAGAAGCACCGCTCAATTCTTTCGAAAAAGAAAAGTACTTTGAAGGTTGTATGCCGATCGAAGTCATGGCCAAGCGTGGTATTAAAACTATGCTTTATGGTCCTATGAAGCCAGTCGGTCTGGAGTATCCAGATGATTACACAGGCCCTCGTGACGGAGAATTTAAAACACCTTATGCTGTTGTCCAGCTCCGTCAGGATAATGCAGCTGGTAGTCTTTACAATATCGTCGGTTTCCAAACCCATCTCAAATGGGGGGAGCAAAAGCGTGTTTTCCAAATGATTCCTGGTCTTGAAAATGCAGAGTTTGTCCGTTATGGGGTTATGCACCGCAATTCTTACATGGATTCACCAAATCTTCTTGAGCAGACCTACCGTTCTAAGAAACAACCAAACCTTTTCTTTGCTGGTCAGATGACGGGTGTGGAAGGTTATGTTGAGTCAGCAGCTTCTGGATTGGTTGCTGGAATAAATGCTGCTCGTCTCTTCAAGGGAGAAAGCGAGGCTATTTTCCCAGAGACAACAGCGATTGGCAGTCTGGCTCATTACATCACCCATGCGGACAGCAAACACTTCCAGCCCATGAATGTCAACTTTGGGATTATCAAGGAGTTGGAAGGCGAGCGTATCCGTGATAAGAAGGATCGTTATGAAAAAATTGCAGAGCGTGCTCTTGCTGACTTAGAGGAATTTTTAACTGTCTAA
- a CDS encoding RluA family pseudouridine synthase: protein MEIKIERGGVRLDKALSDLTELSRSLANEQIKAGQVLVNGQVKKAKYTVQEGDIVTYHVPEPEVLEYVAENLPLEIIYQDEDVAVVNKPQGMVVHPSAGHTSGTLVNALMYHIKDLSGINGVLRPGIVHRIDKDTSGLLMIAKNDEAHLALAQELKDKKSLRKYWAIVHGNLPNDRGVIEAPIGRSEKDRKKQAVTAKGKPAVTCFQVLERFGDYSLLELQLETGRTHQIRVHMAYIGHPVAGDEVYGPRKTLKGHGQFLHAKTLGFTHPRTGETLEFTADIPEIFKETLERLRKTENR, encoded by the coding sequence ATGGAAATAAAAATTGAAAGAGGTGGGGTGCGTTTAGACAAGGCCCTGTCGGACCTGACAGAATTGTCACGCAGTCTCGCTAATGAACAAATCAAAGCAGGACAAGTTTTGGTCAATGGTCAAGTCAAGAAAGCTAAATACACTGTCCAAGAGGGGGATATCGTCACCTACCATGTGCCAGAACCGGAGGTTTTGGAGTATGTAGCTGAGAATCTTCCGCTCGAGATTATCTACCAAGATGAGGATGTGGCCGTTGTTAACAAACCTCAAGGGATGGTGGTTCATCCCAGCGCAGGTCATACCAGTGGAACCTTGGTCAATGCTCTCATGTACCATATCAAGGACCTGTCAGGTATTAATGGGGTTCTCCGCCCAGGCATCGTTCACCGCATAGACAAGGACACGTCTGGTCTCCTTATGATTGCTAAGAATGATGAGGCCCACTTAGCACTCGCTCAAGAACTCAAGGATAAGAAGTCTCTCCGCAAATACTGGGCGATTGTTCATGGCAATCTTCCCAATGATCGTGGTGTGATTGAAGCTCCGATTGGTCGTAGTGAAAAAGATCGTAAGAAACAGGCAGTGACTGCTAAAGGGAAGCCAGCAGTGACTTGTTTTCAAGTCTTGGAACGCTTTGGAGATTATAGTTTGCTAGAGTTGCAACTGGAAACAGGGCGTACTCACCAAATCCGTGTTCATATGGCTTATATTGGCCATCCAGTCGCTGGTGATGAAGTCTATGGTCCTCGTAAGACACTGAAGGGACATGGGCAATTTCTCCATGCTAAGACTCTAGGCTTTACTCATCCGAGAACAGGTGAAACCTTGGAGTTCACAGCAGATATTCCAGAGATTTTTAAAGAAACGCTGGAAAGATTGCGTAAAACTGAGAATAGATAA
- the rsmI gene encoding 16S rRNA (cytidine(1402)-2'-O)-methyltransferase: protein MQIQKSFKGQSPYGKLYLVATPIGNLDDMTFRAIQTLKEVDWIAAEDTRNTGLLLKHFDIPTKQISFHEHNAKEKIPDLIGFLKAGQSIAQVSDAGLPSISDPGHDLVKAAIEEEIAVVTVPGASAGISALIASGLAPQPHIFYGFLPRKSGQQKQFFDSKKDYPETQIFYESPHRVADTLENMLEVYGNRSVVLVRELTKIYEEYQRGTISELLASVVETPLKGECLLIVEGASQDVEEKDEEDLFLEIQHRIQQGMKKNQAIKEVAKLYQWNKSQLYAAYHDWEENQEND, encoded by the coding sequence ATGCAGATTCAAAAAAGTTTTAAGGGGCAATCTCCCTATGGCAAGCTTTACCTAGTGGCAACGCCGATTGGCAATCTGGATGACATGACCTTTCGTGCTATCCAGACCTTGAAAGAGGTGGACTGGATTGCGGCTGAGGACACGCGCAATACTGGTCTTTTGCTCAAGCATTTTGACATTCCGACCAAGCAAATCAGCTTTCATGAGCACAATGCCAAGGAAAAAATTCCTGATTTGATTGGTTTCCTGAAAGCAGGGCAAAGTATTGCTCAGGTCTCCGATGCGGGTCTGCCCAGTATCTCAGACCCTGGGCATGATTTAGTCAAGGCAGCCATCGAAGAAGAGATTGCAGTTGTCACAGTTCCAGGTGCCTCTGCAGGGATTTCTGCCTTGATTGCCAGTGGTTTGGCGCCACAACCACATATTTTTTATGGTTTCTTACCGAGAAAATCAGGCCAGCAAAAGCAATTTTTCGACTCAAAAAAAGACTATCCTGAAACTCAGATTTTTTACGAATCGCCCCATCGTGTGGCAGATACATTGGAAAATATGCTAGAAGTCTACGGTAACCGCTCGGTGGTCCTGGTCAGGGAATTGACCAAAATCTATGAAGAATACCAAAGAGGAACCATCTCTGAATTGCTGGCAAGCGTGGTTGAAACGCCACTCAAGGGCGAGTGTCTCCTCATCGTTGAAGGTGCCAGTCAGGATGTGGAGGAAAAGGACGAGGAGGACTTGTTCTTAGAAATCCAACATCGTATCCAGCAAGGAATGAAGAAAAATCAAGCCATTAAGGAAGTTGCGAAACTCTACCAGTGGAATAAAAGCCAGCTCTACGCTGCCTACCACGATTGGGAAGAAAATCAAGAAAATGACTAA
- a CDS encoding LysR family transcriptional regulator: MNIQQLRYVVAIANSGTFREAAEKMYVSQPSLSISVRDLEKELGFKIFRRTSSGTFLTRRGMEFYEKAQELVKGFDVFQNQYANPEEEKDEFSIASQHYDFLPPTITAFSERYPDYKNFRIFESTTVQILDEVAQGHSEIGIIYLNNQNQKGILQRVEKLGLEVIDLIPFHTHIYLREGHPLAEKEELVMEDLADLPTVRFTQEKDEYLYYSENFVDTSASSQMFNVTDRATLNGILERTDAYATGSGFLDSDSVNGITVIRLKDNLDNRMVYVKREEVELSQAGTLFVEVMQEYFDQKRKS; the protein is encoded by the coding sequence ATGAACATTCAACAATTACGCTATGTTGTGGCCATTGCCAACAGTGGTACTTTTCGTGAAGCTGCTGAAAAGATGTATGTCAGTCAGCCTAGTCTGTCTATTTCTGTACGCGATTTGGAAAAAGAGCTGGGGTTTAAGATTTTCCGTCGGACAAGTTCGGGGACTTTCTTGACCCGTCGTGGTATGGAATTTTATGAGAAAGCGCAGGAGTTAGTTAAAGGCTTTGATGTTTTTCAAAATCAATATGCCAATCCTGAGGAAGAAAAAGATGAATTCTCTATTGCTAGCCAGCACTATGACTTCTTGCCACCAACCATTACGGCTTTTTCAGAGCGCTATCCTGACTACAAGAATTTCCGTATTTTTGAGTCTACTACAGTTCAAATCTTAGATGAAGTAGCTCAGGGGCACAGTGAGATTGGGATTATCTACCTCAACAATCAAAATCAAAAGGGAATTCTACAACGAGTTGAAAAGTTAGGTCTCGAAGTCATTGATCTGATTCCTTTTCATACCCACATCTATCTGCGTGAAGGGCATCCTTTGGCGGAAAAAGAAGAACTGGTCATGGAGGATTTAGCTGACTTACCAACAGTTCGTTTCACTCAAGAAAAGGACGAGTATCTTTACTATTCAGAGAACTTTGTTGATACCAGTGCTAGCTCCCAGATGTTCAATGTGACGGACCGTGCTACCTTAAACGGTATTTTAGAGCGAACGGATGCTTATGCTACTGGGTCTGGATTTTTGGATAGTGACAGTGTTAATGGCATTACAGTTATTCGTCTCAAGGATAATTTAGATAACCGCATGGTTTATGTCAAACGGGAAGAAGTTGAGCTTAGTCAAGCTGGGACACTCTTCGTTGAGGTTATGCAAGAATATTTTGATCAGAAGAGGAAATCATGA
- the rpmA gene encoding 50S ribosomal protein L27 codes for MLKMTLNNLQLFAHKKGGGSTSNGRDSQAKRLGAKAADGQTVTGGSILYRQRGTHIYPGVNVGRGGDDTLFAKVEGVVRFERKGRDKKQVSVYPIAK; via the coding sequence ATGTTAAAAATGACTCTTAACAACTTGCAACTTTTCGCCCACAAAAAGGGTGGAGGTTCTACATCAAACGGACGTGATTCACAAGCGAAACGTCTTGGAGCTAAAGCAGCTGACGGACAAACTGTAACAGGTGGATCAATCCTTTACCGTCAACGTGGTACACACATCTATCCAGGTGTAAACGTTGGACGTGGTGGAGACGATACTTTGTTCGCTAAAGTTGAAGGCGTAGTACGCTTTGAACGTAAAGGTCGCGATAAGAAACAAGTTTCTGTTTACCCAATCGCAAAATAA
- the proB gene encoding glutamate 5-kinase: protein MKYKRIVFKVGTSSLTNEDGSLSRSKVKAITQQLAMLHEAGHELILVSSGAVAAGFGALGFKKRPTKIADKQASAAVGQGLLLEEYTTNLLMRQIVSAQILLTQDDFVDKRRYKNAHQALSVLLHRGAIPIINENDSVVIDELKVGDNDTLSAQVAAMVQADLLVLLTDVDGLYTGNPNSDPRAKRLEKIETINREIIDMAGGAGSSNGTGGMLTKIKAATIATESGVPVYICSSLKSDALIEAAEETKDGSFFVAQEKGLRTQKQWLAFYAQSQGTIWVDGGAAEALSKNGKSLLLSGVVEVEGNFSYHDIVTVADKETGQSLGKGRVQFGVSALEDMLRSQKAKGVLIHRDDWISITPEIQLLFTEF from the coding sequence ATGAAGTACAAACGAATCGTCTTTAAGGTAGGGACTTCGTCCTTGACAAATGAAGACGGGAGTTTATCAAGAAGTAAAGTAAAGGCAATTACCCAGCAATTGGCTATGTTGCATGAAGCTGGACATGAGTTGATTTTGGTGTCATCTGGGGCAGTAGCGGCAGGCTTTGGTGCTTTAGGTTTTAAAAAACGGCCGACCAAGATTGCAGATAAGCAGGCTTCAGCTGCAGTAGGACAAGGTTTGCTCCTAGAAGAATACACAACCAACCTCCTCATGCGTCAAATCGTCTCTGCGCAAATCTTGCTGACTCAGGATGATTTTGTAGATAAACGTCGTTATAAGAATGCCCATCAGGCTTTGTCTGTATTGCTTCATCGTGGTGCCATTCCTATCATCAACGAGAATGATAGTGTCGTTATTGATGAGCTCAAGGTGGGGGACAATGATACTCTGAGTGCTCAGGTAGCGGCTATGGTGCAAGCAGACCTTTTGGTTCTCTTGACGGATGTAGACGGTCTCTATACTGGAAATCCCAACTCAGATCCAAGAGCTAAACGTCTTGAGAAAATCGAGACTATCAATCGTGAGATTATTGATATGGCTGGTGGAGCAGGTTCGTCTAATGGTACAGGTGGGATGTTGACTAAGATCAAGGCGGCTACGATCGCGACGGAGTCGGGGGTGCCAGTCTATATCTGCTCGTCCCTGAAATCAGATGCTCTGATTGAGGCGGCGGAAGAGACCAAGGATGGTTCCTTCTTTGTTGCGCAAGAGAAAGGCCTTCGTACTCAGAAACAATGGCTAGCCTTCTATGCTCAAAGTCAGGGAACGATTTGGGTAGATGGTGGAGCTGCAGAGGCACTTTCAAAAAACGGGAAAAGTCTCCTTTTATCGGGTGTGGTAGAAGTGGAAGGAAACTTCTCTTACCACGATATTGTAACAGTAGCAGATAAAGAAACAGGTCAATCTCTTGGAAAGGGACGTGTCCAATTTGGTGTCTCAGCCCTAGAAGATATGCTCCGTTCTCAAAAAGCTAAGGGAGTCTTGATTCACCGTGATGACTGGATTTCCATCACTCCTGAAATCCAGCTGCTCTTTACAGAATTTTAG
- a CDS encoding glutamate-5-semialdehyde dehydrogenase → MVSTQEQFEQVQAVKKSINTASEAVKNQALLAMADYLLAATEEILEANALDMAAAKGKISDVMLDRLYLDAGRIEAMARGIREVVALPDPIGEVLETSQLENGLVITKKRVAMGVIGIIYESRPNVTSDAAALALKSGNAVVLRSGKDAYQTAHAIVTALKKGLETTTIHPDVIQLVEDTSRESSYAMMKAKGYLDLLIPRGGAGLINAVVENAIVPVIETGTGIVHVYVDKDADEDKALAIINNAKTSRPSVCNAMEVLLVHEDKAASFLPRLEQVLVTSRKEAGLEPIQFRLDSKASHFLSGQAAEAQDFDTEFLDYVLAVKVVSSLEEAVAHIEAHSTHHSDAIVTENAEAAAYFTNQVDSAAVYVNASTRFTDGGQFGLGCEMGISTQKLHARGPMGLKELTSYKYVVTGDGQIRE, encoded by the coding sequence ATGGTAAGTACACAAGAACAATTCGAACAGGTACAGGCTGTTAAGAAATCAATCAATACTGCCAGTGAAGCAGTGAAAAACCAAGCCTTGCTAGCTATGGCTGATTATTTATTGGCAGCTACTGAGGAGATTTTAGAGGCCAATGCCCTCGATATGGCAGCAGCCAAAGGGAAGATCTCAGATGTCATGCTGGATCGTCTTTATTTGGATGCGGGACGTATAGAAGCGATGGCAAGAGGGATTCGTGAAGTGGTTGCTTTACCAGATCCTATTGGTGAGGTCCTAGAAACAAGTCAGCTTGAAAATGGCTTGGTTATTACCAAGAAACGTGTGGCCATGGGGGTTATTGGGATTATCTACGAAAGTCGTCCAAATGTGACGTCTGACGCGGCTGCCTTGGCTCTTAAGAGTGGAAATGCGGTCGTTCTTCGTAGTGGTAAAGATGCCTATCAAACTGCCCATGCTATTGTCACAGCCTTGAAGAAGGGCTTGGAGACGACTACTATTCACCCAGATGTGATTCAACTAGTAGAAGATACCAGTCGAGAAAGTAGCTATGCTATGATGAAGGCCAAGGGCTATCTAGACCTTCTCATTCCTCGAGGAGGAGCTGGTTTGATCAATGCCGTGGTTGAAAATGCTATCGTGCCTGTTATTGAGACAGGAACTGGGATTGTCCATGTCTATGTAGATAAGGATGCAGACGAAGACAAGGCTCTAGCCATCATCAACAATGCTAAAACCAGTCGTCCTTCTGTCTGCAATGCTATGGAGGTTCTGCTGGTTCATGAAGACAAGGCAGCAAGCTTCCTTCCTCGTTTGGAGCAAGTTCTGGTTACAAGTCGGAAAGAAGCTGGGCTGGAACCGATTCAATTCCGTTTGGATAGCAAAGCAAGTCACTTTCTTTCAGGTCAAGCAGCTGAGGCCCAAGACTTTGACACCGAGTTTTTGGACTATGTCCTAGCTGTTAAGGTTGTGAGCAGTTTAGAAGAAGCGGTTGCGCATATTGAAGCCCACAGCACCCATCATTCGGATGCCATTGTGACAGAAAATGCTGAAGCTGCGGCTTACTTTACAAATCAAGTAGACTCTGCAGCGGTTTATGTCAATGCTTCAACGCGTTTCACTGATGGTGGCCAGTTTGGTCTTGGATGTGAAATGGGGATTTCGACTCAGAAACTGCACGCGCGTGGTCCAATGGGCTTGAAGGAATTAACTAGCTACAAGTATGTGGTTACTGGTGACGGACAGATAAGGGAGTAA
- the lspA gene encoding signal peptidase II: MKKRGIVAVIVLLLIALDQWVKAYVVQQIPLGEVRSWIPNLVSLTYLQNRGAAFSMLQDQQWFFAIITLLVMAGAIWYLHKHMEDSLWMVFGLTLIIAGGLGNFIDRMSQGFVVDMFHLDFINFAIFNVADSYLTVGVIVLLIAMLKEEVNGNKN, translated from the coding sequence ATGAAAAAAAGAGGAATAGTGGCAGTGATTGTACTGCTCTTAATTGCACTGGATCAGTGGGTTAAAGCCTATGTCGTCCAACAGATACCTTTGGGAGAGGTCCGGTCTTGGATACCCAATCTTGTTAGCTTGACCTACCTGCAGAATAGAGGGGCAGCCTTCTCTATGTTACAAGACCAGCAGTGGTTTTTTGCCATCATAACCTTGCTTGTCATGGCAGGTGCCATATGGTATCTACATAAGCACATGGAGGATTCTCTCTGGATGGTTTTTGGACTGACTTTGATAATCGCGGGAGGTCTTGGCAACTTTATCGACAGAATGAGTCAAGGTTTTGTGGTGGATATGTTTCACCTAGACTTTATCAACTTTGCGATTTTCAATGTGGCTGACAGCTATTTGACAGTTGGCGTGATCGTTTTATTGATTGCAATGCTTAAAGAGGAAGTAAATGGAAATAAAAATTGA
- a CDS encoding ribosomal-processing cysteine protease Prp — protein sequence MIQAVFERAEDGELRSAEITGHAESGEYGLDVVCASVSTLAINFINSIEKFAGYEPILELNEDEGGYLMVEIPKDLPSHQREMTQLFFESFFLGMANLSEDSSEFVQTRVITEN from the coding sequence ATGATACAGGCAGTCTTTGAGAGAGCCGAAGATGGCGAGCTGAGGAGTGCGGAAATTACTGGACACGCCGAGAGTGGCGAATACGGCTTAGATGTCGTGTGTGCATCGGTTTCTACGCTTGCCATTAACTTTATCAATTCTATTGAGAAATTTGCAGGCTATGAACCAATCCTAGAATTAAACGAAGATGAAGGTGGCTATCTGATGGTGGAAATACCAAAAGATCTTCCTTCTCACCAGAGAGAAATGACGCAGTTATTCTTCGAATCATTTTTCTTGGGTATGGCAAACTTATCGGAGGACTCATCTGAGTTCGTCCAAACCAGAGTTATCACAGAAAACTAA